From one Phycodurus eques isolate BA_2022a chromosome 6, UOR_Pequ_1.1, whole genome shotgun sequence genomic stretch:
- the mafgb gene encoding v-maf avian musculoaponeurotic fibrosarcoma oncogene homolog Gb: MTTTNKGNKALKVKREPGENGTSLTDDELVTMSVRELNQHLRGLTKEEILQLKQRRRTLKNRGYAASCRVKRVTQKEELEKQKAQLQQEVDKLANENASMRLELDALRSKYEALQTFARTVARSPTVGVGVRAGGGGGGVASPVIGPLIPGKAATATSVITIVKSKTDARS; encoded by the exons ATGACGACGACAAACAAAGGAAATAAAGCCTTAAAG GTGAAGCGAGAGCCAGGAGAGAATGGCACCAGCTTGACAGATGACGAGCTGGTGACCATGTCAGTGCGGGAGCTTAACCAGCACCTCCGGGGGCTCACTAAGGAGGAGATCCTGCAATTAAAGCAGCGGCGGCGCACCCTGAAGAATCGGGGCTATGCCGCCAGCTGTCGAGTAAAGAGAGTTACCCAGAAGGAAGAGCTGGAAAAGCAGAAGGCCCAACTGCAACAGGAAGTGGACAAACTGGCCAATGAGAATGCTTCCATGCGCCTAGAGCTAGACGCTCTCAGGTCCAAGTATGAGGCCTTACAGACCTTTGCCAGGACTGTGGCAAGGAGCCCCACTGTGGGGGTCGGAGTCAGGgctggagggggaggaggaggggtaGCGTCACCAGTCATTGGTCCACTCATACCCGGGAAGGCGGCAACGGCGACGAGTGTCATTACAATAGTTAAGTCCAAAACAGATGCACGGTCTTGA